Proteins from a genomic interval of Lolium perenne isolate Kyuss_39 chromosome 1, Kyuss_2.0, whole genome shotgun sequence:
- the LOC127300938 gene encoding cytokinin dehydrogenase 3 isoform X1, translated as MEVAMVCTRVNLLLLILSLCSPYKFIQSPMDFGPLNLLPTTTEASSDFGRILFHSPSAVLKPQSPRDISLLLSFLSASSLSKVTVAARGAGHSIHGQAQALDGIVVDMCSLPSQIEFYRGGEGDISYADVSGGAMWIELLEQSLKLGLAPRSWTDYLYITIGGTLSNAGISGQTFKHGPQISNVLQLEVVTAGRGETVTCSPTKDAELFNAVLGGLGQFGIITRARILLQEAPLKVKWARAFYDDFGTFTKDQELLVSMPDLVDYVEGFIVLNKQSLHGTSIAFPANMGFNPDFGTKSSPKIYYCIEFAIHDYQHKNTNVDQVVEAISMQMSHMGSHLYSVEVSYFDFLNRVRMEEMSLRSSGLWEVHHPWLNMFVPKAGISDLRDLLMDNISPDNFEGLILIYPLLRDKWGTNTSAVLPDSGSTDQVMYVVGILRSANPEEGCSHDCLQELLRRHRHIADTAGVRLGAKQYLAHHPTPAGWHQHFGPRWERFADRKVRFDPLSILGPGQGIFAEGNKNVVYAS; from the exons ATGGAGGTTGCCATGGTCTGCACAAGAGTTAACCTCCTCCTTCTCATCCTCTCTCTGTGTTCACCATACAAGTTCATACAAAGTCCCATGGACTTTGGCCCCCTGAACCTGCtccccaccaccaccgaagcaTCCAGCGATTTTGGTAGGATCCTCTTCCACTCCCCATCCGCAGTGTTGAAGCCCCAGTCCCCGAGGGACATCTCTCTGCTTCTCAGTTTCCTGTCCGCCTCATCTTTAAGCAAGGTGACAGTGGCGGCCAGGGGTGCAGGTCACTCCATTCATGGCCAGGCCCAGGCCCTTGATGGCATTGTGGTGGACATGTGCTCTTTGCCTTCTCAGATAGAGTTCTacagaggaggagaaggagataTTTCTTATGCTGATGTGAGTGGTGGAGCTATGTGGATAGAGCTCCTGGAGCAGAGCTTGAAGCTGGGGCTGGCTCCGAGGTCTTGGACTGATTACCTCTATATCACCATTGGCGGAACTCTGTCCAATGCTGGAATCAGTGGGCAGACATTCAAGCATGGGCCTCAGATTAGCAATGTTCTACAGCTGGAGGTAGTCACAG CAGGCAGGGGAGAGACTGTGACATGCTCGCCCACCAAGGATGCCGAGCTATTCAATGCTGTTCTGGGAGGCCTTGGTCAGTTTGGCATCATAACTAGGGCAAGGATCCTGCTGCAGGAAGCTCCACTGAAA GTGAAGTGGGCGAGAGCCTTCTATGATGATTTCGGCACCTTCACCAAAGATCAGGAGTTGCTGGTGTCAATGCCAGATTTGGTGGACTATGTTGAAGGTTTCATTGTCTTGAACAAACAATCCCTTCACGGCACATCCATTGCCTTCCCTGCGAATATGGGCTTCAACCCAGATTTCGGAACCAAGAGCAGTCCTAAGATCTACTACTGCATAGAGTTTGCGATTCATGATTACCAGCACAAGAACACCAATGTGGACCAG GTCGTGGAAGCTATCTCAATGCAGATGAGCCACATGGGATCACACTTGTATAGTGTGGAGGTGTCCTACTTCGATTTCCTCAACAGGGTCAGGATGGAAGAGATGAGCCTAAGGAGCAGTGGGCTCTGGGAGGTGCACCACCCATGGCTCAACATGTTTGTGCCCAAGGCTGGGATCAGTGACCTGAGGGACCTTCTCATGGACAACATCTCACCGGATAACTTCGAGGGACTCATCCTCATCTACCCACTCCTCAGAGACAA GTGGGGCACCAACACCTCCGCCGTGCTACCGGATTCTGGGTCCACAGACCAGGTGATGTATGTGGTCGGTATTCTCCGATCTGCTAACCCTGAGGAAGGATGCTCGCATGACTGCCTCCAGGAGCTTCTCCGCCGTCACCGCCACATAGCTGACACTGCTGGAGTGCGTCTTGGAGCAAAACAGTATTTGGCTCATCATCCAACTCCGGCTGGCTGGCATCAGCACTTTGGCCCACGGTGGGAGCGGTTCGCAGACCGCAAAGTCCGGTTCGACCCTCTATCCATCCTCGGGCCAGGCCAAGGTATATTCGCCGAGGGAAATAAAAATGTAGTGTATGCAAGCTGA
- the LOC127300938 gene encoding cytokinin dehydrogenase 3 isoform X2: MEVAMVCTRVNLLLLILSLCSPYKFIQSPMDFGPLNLLPTTTEASSDFGRILFHSPSAVLKPQSPRDISLLLSFLSASSLSKVTVAARGAGHSIHGQAQALDGIVVDMCSLPSQIEFYRGGEGDISYADVSGGAMWIELLEQSLKLGLAPRSWTDYLYITIGGTLSNAGISGQTFKHGPQISNVLQLEVVTGRGETVTCSPTKDAELFNAVLGGLGQFGIITRARILLQEAPLKVKWARAFYDDFGTFTKDQELLVSMPDLVDYVEGFIVLNKQSLHGTSIAFPANMGFNPDFGTKSSPKIYYCIEFAIHDYQHKNTNVDQVVEAISMQMSHMGSHLYSVEVSYFDFLNRVRMEEMSLRSSGLWEVHHPWLNMFVPKAGISDLRDLLMDNISPDNFEGLILIYPLLRDKWGTNTSAVLPDSGSTDQVMYVVGILRSANPEEGCSHDCLQELLRRHRHIADTAGVRLGAKQYLAHHPTPAGWHQHFGPRWERFADRKVRFDPLSILGPGQGIFAEGNKNVVYAS, encoded by the exons ATGGAGGTTGCCATGGTCTGCACAAGAGTTAACCTCCTCCTTCTCATCCTCTCTCTGTGTTCACCATACAAGTTCATACAAAGTCCCATGGACTTTGGCCCCCTGAACCTGCtccccaccaccaccgaagcaTCCAGCGATTTTGGTAGGATCCTCTTCCACTCCCCATCCGCAGTGTTGAAGCCCCAGTCCCCGAGGGACATCTCTCTGCTTCTCAGTTTCCTGTCCGCCTCATCTTTAAGCAAGGTGACAGTGGCGGCCAGGGGTGCAGGTCACTCCATTCATGGCCAGGCCCAGGCCCTTGATGGCATTGTGGTGGACATGTGCTCTTTGCCTTCTCAGATAGAGTTCTacagaggaggagaaggagataTTTCTTATGCTGATGTGAGTGGTGGAGCTATGTGGATAGAGCTCCTGGAGCAGAGCTTGAAGCTGGGGCTGGCTCCGAGGTCTTGGACTGATTACCTCTATATCACCATTGGCGGAACTCTGTCCAATGCTGGAATCAGTGGGCAGACATTCAAGCATGGGCCTCAGATTAGCAATGTTCTACAGCTGGAGGTAGTCACAG GCAGGGGAGAGACTGTGACATGCTCGCCCACCAAGGATGCCGAGCTATTCAATGCTGTTCTGGGAGGCCTTGGTCAGTTTGGCATCATAACTAGGGCAAGGATCCTGCTGCAGGAAGCTCCACTGAAA GTGAAGTGGGCGAGAGCCTTCTATGATGATTTCGGCACCTTCACCAAAGATCAGGAGTTGCTGGTGTCAATGCCAGATTTGGTGGACTATGTTGAAGGTTTCATTGTCTTGAACAAACAATCCCTTCACGGCACATCCATTGCCTTCCCTGCGAATATGGGCTTCAACCCAGATTTCGGAACCAAGAGCAGTCCTAAGATCTACTACTGCATAGAGTTTGCGATTCATGATTACCAGCACAAGAACACCAATGTGGACCAG GTCGTGGAAGCTATCTCAATGCAGATGAGCCACATGGGATCACACTTGTATAGTGTGGAGGTGTCCTACTTCGATTTCCTCAACAGGGTCAGGATGGAAGAGATGAGCCTAAGGAGCAGTGGGCTCTGGGAGGTGCACCACCCATGGCTCAACATGTTTGTGCCCAAGGCTGGGATCAGTGACCTGAGGGACCTTCTCATGGACAACATCTCACCGGATAACTTCGAGGGACTCATCCTCATCTACCCACTCCTCAGAGACAA GTGGGGCACCAACACCTCCGCCGTGCTACCGGATTCTGGGTCCACAGACCAGGTGATGTATGTGGTCGGTATTCTCCGATCTGCTAACCCTGAGGAAGGATGCTCGCATGACTGCCTCCAGGAGCTTCTCCGCCGTCACCGCCACATAGCTGACACTGCTGGAGTGCGTCTTGGAGCAAAACAGTATTTGGCTCATCATCCAACTCCGGCTGGCTGGCATCAGCACTTTGGCCCACGGTGGGAGCGGTTCGCAGACCGCAAAGTCCGGTTCGACCCTCTATCCATCCTCGGGCCAGGCCAAGGTATATTCGCCGAGGGAAATAAAAATGTAGTGTATGCAAGCTGA